Proteins co-encoded in one Setaria viridis chromosome 9, Setaria_viridis_v4.0, whole genome shotgun sequence genomic window:
- the LOC117839158 gene encoding probable calcium-binding protein CML8 codes for MASTYKAADEPPASNSSGYRKDKVRRKKLTAQKRKEIKEAFDLFDIDGSGTIDARELNVAMRALGFEMTPEQINQMIAEVDKDGSGTIDFDEFVHMMTDKMGERDARDELFKAFRIIDQDRNGKISDIDIQRLAIETGEHFTIDEVREMIEAADENGDGEIDLEEFMKMMKRTNLVSGF; via the exons GCGAGCACGTACAAAGCAGCCGATGAGCCTCCTGCTTCCAACTCCTCCGGCTACCGGAAAGACAAAGTCCGCCGCAAGAAGCTGACGGCGCAGAAGAGGAAGGAGATCAAAGAGGCGTTCGACCTCTTCGACATCGACGGCTCAG GCACCATCGATGCGAGGGAGCTCAACGTTGCGATGAG AGCCCTGGGATTCGAGATGACACCGGAG CAAATCAACCAGATGATCgcggaggtggacaaggacggCAGCGGCACCATCGACTTCGACGAGTTCGTGCACATGATGACGGACAAGATGGGCGAGCGGGACGCCCGGGACGAGCTCTTCAAGGCCTTCCGCATCATCGACCAGGACCGCAAC GGCAAGATCTCCGACATCGACATCCAGCGGCTGGCCATCGAGACCGGCGAGCACTTCACCATCGACGAGGTCAGGGAGATGATAGAGGCCGCCGACGAGAACG GTGACGGCGAGATCGACCTGGAGGAGttcatgaagatgatgaagcgGACGAACCTCGTGTCTGGGTTTTAA